One region of Malania oleifera isolate guangnan ecotype guangnan chromosome 6, ASM2987363v1, whole genome shotgun sequence genomic DNA includes:
- the LOC131157730 gene encoding gibberellin 3-beta-dioxygenase 1-like isoform X1, giving the protein MTTAVSADSYKAEPLHSGQKVPEFGMLNEVPESQVWNNEEGNYKGQALEDIGAEVLPLIDLAKADAPKLVKQCCKSSGFFQITNHGIPLAVLQNMESASVDLFSLPMEQKMKAAREPGSLTGYGIFPIASYLRQNVWSECFTVFGSPLQHAHQIWPDQSPEHSKFCAAPHTTEM; this is encoded by the exons ATGACGACAGCAGTCTCAGCAGATTCTTACAAAGCCGAACCCCTCCACTCTGGTCAAAAGGTGCCGGAGTTTGGGATGTTGAACGAAGTGCCTGAGTCGCAGGTGTGGAATAATGAAGAAGGCAATTATAAGGGGCAGGCTTTGGAGGACATTGGCGCTGAGGTGCTGCCACTCATTGATCTGGCCAAGGCCGATGCCCCTAAACTGGTGAAGCAGTGTTGCAAGAGCAGCGGATTTTTCCAAATCACCAACCACGGCATTCCCCTTGCCGTCCTCCAAAACATGGAGTCCGCCAGCGTAGACCTCTTCTCGTTGCCGATGGAACAGAAAATGAAGGCGGCGCGTGAGCCCGGTTCCCTCACCGGCTACGGCATCTTCCCGATTGCCTCCTACCTCCGACAGAACGTCTGGTCCGAATGCTTTACCGTCTTCGGATCCCCACTCCAACATGCCCATCAAATTTGGCCGGATCAGAGTCCGGAGCACTCCAAATTTTG TGCGGCCCCACACACCACAGAGATGTAA
- the LOC131157730 gene encoding gibberellin 3-beta-dioxygenase 1-like isoform X2, whose protein sequence is MTTAVSADSYKAEPLHSGQKVPEFGMLNEVPESQVWNNEEGNYKGQALEDIGAEVLPLIDLAKADAPKLVKQCCKSSGFFQITNHGIPLAVLQNMESASVDLFSLPMEQKMKAAREPGSLTGYGIFPIASYLRQNVWSECFTVFGSPLQHAHQIWPDQSPEHSKFCD, encoded by the exons ATGACGACAGCAGTCTCAGCAGATTCTTACAAAGCCGAACCCCTCCACTCTGGTCAAAAGGTGCCGGAGTTTGGGATGTTGAACGAAGTGCCTGAGTCGCAGGTGTGGAATAATGAAGAAGGCAATTATAAGGGGCAGGCTTTGGAGGACATTGGCGCTGAGGTGCTGCCACTCATTGATCTGGCCAAGGCCGATGCCCCTAAACTGGTGAAGCAGTGTTGCAAGAGCAGCGGATTTTTCCAAATCACCAACCACGGCATTCCCCTTGCCGTCCTCCAAAACATGGAGTCCGCCAGCGTAGACCTCTTCTCGTTGCCGATGGAACAGAAAATGAAGGCGGCGCGTGAGCCCGGTTCCCTCACCGGCTACGGCATCTTCCCGATTGCCTCCTACCTCCGACAGAACGTCTGGTCCGAATGCTTTACCGTCTTCGGATCCCCACTCCAACATGCCCATCAAATTTGGCCGGATCAGAGTCCGGAGCACTCCAAATTTTG tgactaa